Below is a genomic region from Dyella terrae.
CTCGACGTAGGCGGCGAGGTTGGCCAGCGTCGAGCGCATGCCTTCCTCGTGGTCGCGCGGATCGATGCCCGCAGGCACGTCCGTTGCCTCGACGGTCACCTGTGTGCCGTCCGGACGAGCATCCAATTGCCACGTCATGGTCATCGTGCCGGCGAACGTCGGGTCGGTGGATTTGAATTCGACCGTCATGACCATGCGGCGATCAGGTGCGAAATCAACAAAGCGTCCGGTGATCTCGTCCGTGTGTTCGGACGATTTGCCAGGCGCGTTCTCGAAGATGAGCGTCATGGCGAGGCGTCCCCCGGGAACCGGCTCGAACACGTCGATCACGGCTTTGGCGCCGCGCGGCGCGAGCCAGTGCGCCATGGCGTCCCTGCCGCGAAAGGCGCGATAGATCGTGCCCGGATCGGCATGGATCAGGCGCGATGCACTTTGCGTCATGGCCTGTGAGGGATGCACGGACGGTTGCTCCGCGATGGCTTCAGTCGCCGGATAGTAAGCACGGTGCATGTGACTTCGATGGCAAGGGCGTCCGTTCGGGTGCCTCAAGCGCCCCTGCGTCTGCGCACATACCCGAGCGTCGCGCGCACAGGAAGACTCAGGATCGCACCGACCATGATTCCCGCACCAAGGAGTGCTATCGCCCGCATGATGTCGTGGCCGACCGGACCCTGCAGGTATGCAAGGTGTTGCCACTCGAGTGTGGCGATGAAGCACAGGGCGAGCGCGCAGGGCAGGCCGATGGCGAACCAGCTGACGATCAGTCCAAAGGGTCCCATGCGTTGGTCCGCCATCGCCTCGAACACCATGGTGCGGCCCCGGATACTGCCGATGGGGTCGTAGGTGTTGGGTACCACTTGAGCTTGCCGCTCGCGCGCCTCGCGCACCGTCACTTCGACCGGGGCGCAGTCCTCGTGTGCGACCTTGCGTTCGTGCGCCTGGACTTGCGCCAGGTTGCCGTTGGGATCGTCAACGATGAACTTCACGCCGGCAACGTGGATTTCCTGCTTCACCTGTAGCTCCTTGTGATGGTAAGGCGACCGCTAGTCCCTTGGCCGGCAGTGCATGCCTCCACCGGTTTCATCCATGGCCCCGCGCGTTTCGTTTCACCCACCCGGCGGTTGATAGGTATCAAGAAACTTACCCACGAAGTTGCCTTCTTCGTGCCCATCCGGGTAGGTGATGGTCCAGTCTTCGATGTCTGATTCGGAAACCGCCATCGCCTGGCCTGGCTGGTAGTCGGTCAATAACTGCATCTGCGAGGCGAGCAGGCCACGGACGACGCCATCCTTGATCGAAAGCACTTCAAGGAAGACGGATTCCTGTTTGCCTGCGGAGTGCAGCGTGACGGTGACGTAGAAATGCTGGCCCGCGGGTAGCCCGGCGAGATAGCGGGACTTCGCGGCGGGATAGGCGGCTTTCGCCTGCTCGCGATAGGGCGCCGTGGCTGCGCGAAAGGCATCGATGGCATCACGCTCCAGGACGCGCGGCTTGTCCTGTGGCGCGTCGGGCGAAAGCGGGGAAAGTTGCGCGGGCGCGTTGATGCTGCTGGCTGCGGCGGGCGCGACCTTGTCGCCCCGCTTTCCGGCGGCATCGGCGCATACGCAAAGCAAGAACAAAAAAGCCGCCGAGACCATCAGCGGCTTGAACGCATCGTGGCGCAGCGTCATGAGTCCCCCCGAACTCGCCAGAACAAGCGGATCCAGCCTAAGGCACGGCCGGCATGCCGGCCAAGTGCCTCGTCGGGGCTTACTCGCTGGCCGGCTGGCGCAGTGTCTGGCGCACGCTTGGCATGGCGCCCTGACGTGCGGCCAGCTCGTGGGCGATGTCGACAAAGCCCAGGTGGCGAGCGACATCGGCGGCCGTGCGACCAAAGGCGTCGGCGGCGCTGCGATCGGCGCCACGTGCGAGCAGTACGCGTGCGGGCGGCAGCAATGCATGCATCGCGCAGGCGTGCAGGGCGGTCACGCCGCGCTGGTCGGCCTGTTCGATGCGTGCGCCGGCGTCGAGCAACACCGGCAACAGGGCGCCGACATGGGTCGGATCGCAATCGCTGCCCGGGCGCAGATGTGCACCCAGCAGCAGGAGCAGCGGCGACTTGCCTTCGCTATCGGCGAGGTTCGCGTCGGCGTCCCGCTTGAGCAGCGCATCGAACAGGCGACGGGCGCGCAGGCTGTCGTTGTGCTCGAAGCCAAACTGCGCCGCGGCATGAAGTGCGCTGTGACCACGGGCATCCACCGCCTGGATGTCGGCGCCGCCATCGAGCAATTGCTCGGCGATGTCGGGGAAGCCCATCGCAGCGGCCACCATCAACGCGGTGGCGTCACCGGGCAGTCGCTGGTCAACCGCGACGTTGTGTTCGAGCAGCAGGGCGACGAGTGCATCGCGACGGCCGCTGACCGCAGCGACGAGTGGCGTCATGCCATTGCGTGCGCCCAGGCCCATATCCGCGCCGTGATCGAGCAGGCGCGCTGCGATCTCGCGATGACCCATGCCGCAGGCGTGCAGCAGTGCGGTGGCGCCCTTGCTGTCATGCGTATTCACGTTGAAACCGAGTTCGAGCAGGCGTTCCACGGCGGCGAGGCCACCGGCCGCCGCGGCGGCGGGCAGGTCTTCTTCGCGTAGCGTGCGCGTCGGGCGCGGCCACTCGCCCCAGTCGAGCCAGCGTTCGACATCGCCATGCTCAAAGGCCAGGCCCATCGGCGTTTCGCCATTGGCGTCCGTGGCTTCCGCATCCGCGCCGTGCGCCACCAGCACGCGCACCAGCGGCAAGGATGCCTGGCCATGTTCGAGGGCGGCGAAAAGCGGCGTGCGGCCCTGGGCATCGCGCGTGTTGGGGTTGCATCCGCGGGCAAGGAGGTTTTGCAGCACGGGCAGCTGGGCCTGTGCGGCAGCGAGGTGGACGGGCGTGCGTTCGCGCGCATCCGGGCCAAACGGATCGGCGCCGCCTTCGATCAGGCGCAAGGCAAAGGCGTTGCTGTTGGCGCTGCCGTCAAGACGCTGCAGCGCCTGCGCCAGCAGGCCGGTGCCGGCGGGCGATGCGCCGGCGTCGAGCAGGTCCTGCACCGCTTCGATGGACGTCGGCAGCTGCAGCAGCAGTGCGTCGAACAGGCGGCGACCCAGCGGCGGCAGCGCAACATCGCCGCCCTCCACCATGTCGGCGTCGTCGACCAGCTGCGGCTGCAAACGCGCTTCGGCGGTCAGCGCATGATCGAGCAGCCAACGACGCGCGGCGCCGAGGCCAGGGCCGGCGAGGTCCAGGTAGAGCTGGGCGAGCTGGCCTTGCGACCACTCGCGCACGCGGTGCACGAAGGTGGAGACCACGGCCCAATGGCCGAAGCGCAGCGCGTCCAGCAGATGCGCCGGGCTGTCGGCGCCCTCCGGCATGGCTTCGTCGAAACGCAGGTTGGTGGGCAGCGGCGTTTCGGGATCGAGCAGGGTCACCAGATCCCAGCGTCCGGCAGCGGCCGCATGATCGAGTGCGCTGCGGCCATCGCTGCCCAGCGCTTTGGGCTCCGCGCCGAGCGCGAGTAACGCGCGAATGGTCTCTGCGTGGGCGTGAGGCGACTGGCAGGCAAGCGTCAACGCATCGCGACCATGACTGTCGCGCACGCGCGCATCCGGTTGTGCCTCGGCGAGCAGTTGCACGATGCCGACGGCACCGGCGCGCGCCGCTTCCATCAAGGCGGTGCTGCCGCGCTGGTCGATGAGCGAAGCGTCAGCTCCCGCCGCGCACAGCACGCGCGCGATCTGTTCATGACCTTCGCTGGCCGATTCCATCAACGCACTGCGATGGCGTGCATCGACGGCGTTCACGCTGGCGCGGGCCTTGAGCAACATGCGCACGCCTTCGACATCGTCGTCGGCGATGCCGGCGGCGGCGACCAGCGCCGGCTCGCCATCGGGCACGGTCGGCTTGGCGCCGTGCTCAAGCAGGAACTTCACCAGCGGCCAGTTGGCCGCACGGCAGGCGGCCGCCAGCGGACTGACGCGCTGGCGATTGAGCGCATTCACCGGCGCACCCGCATCGAGCAGCATCGCCGCCACGATCGGCTCGCCACTGAGCACGGCCCCGTGCAGCGCCGTGTTGCCTTCGAGATCGGTAGCCAGCGGGCTGGCGCCATTGGCCAGCAAAGTCATCACCGCATCCGGGCGGCCATGCCAGCTGTCGCGCGTGGCCGCCAGCAGCGGGGTGAAGCCGCCGCTGGAATGATTGACGTTGGCACCCTTGGCGATCAGGGCGCGCAGCAGGCGCGGGTCGGGGAGGAGCGCGGCGAGCATCAGGACCGGACGCTGGTCGCGATCGCCCGCTTCGGGTGCCGTGTTCGGATCGGCGCCGGCTTCGACCAGGGCCAGGGCCCGCTCGATATCACCGTCGCGGGTCGCTGCCAGCAGTGCCTGTGCCTGTTCCGGCGTTCCGGCGGTGCGTTCTTCCTCGCTCAGCACCGGCGGCGCGGCCTTCGGAACCGGCGCGCGGCGCGGTTCCTCGACGCCGCCCGCCGGTTGCCTTAAAGGGCGGCGGCCCTCGCAGAGCAAGGCGCGCAAGGTGCGGTTGGCGATGATCAGGCAGCACAACGGGAGCAGCACCACGCCATAGATAGCCAGCGCGGTGATGCGCAGCTCGGACGGCAGCACGCCATACAGGCCCGACAGCACGATGGCGGTG
It encodes:
- a CDS encoding SRPBCC domain-containing protein, translating into MHRAYYPATEAIAEQPSVHPSQAMTQSASRLIHADPGTIYRAFRGRDAMAHWLAPRGAKAVIDVFEPVPGGRLAMTLIFENAPGKSSEHTDEITGRFVDFAPDRRMVMTVEFKSTDPTFAGTMTMTWQLDARPDGTQVTVEATDVPAGIDPRDHEEGMRSTLANLAAYVE
- a CDS encoding DUF2314 domain-containing protein, which translates into the protein MTLRHDAFKPLMVSAAFLFLLCVCADAAGKRGDKVAPAAASSINAPAQLSPLSPDAPQDKPRVLERDAIDAFRAATAPYREQAKAAYPAAKSRYLAGLPAGQHFYVTVTLHSAGKQESVFLEVLSIKDGVVRGLLASQMQLLTDYQPGQAMAVSESDIEDWTITYPDGHEEGNFVGKFLDTYQPPGG
- a CDS encoding ankyrin repeat domain-containing protein; its protein translation is MSYSKLRRPTPFLQALLWFVPGLIAVAIAALSDHPLSLIPLLLANALTMAAVSHAIGFDPEPHFLRTVMRRGAAHLVMTSAYVVLVFVLVAWPMLKLSQEHSLGATLMLAASLVIALAALWRMWPAFGLVYLWDDAYPPQSDGSWIFTAVARSVAFGKHLSREERFFTHFLPAALALLVLAFTAIVLSGLYGVLPSELRITALAIYGVVLLPLCCLIIANRTLRALLCEGRRPLRQPAGGVEEPRRAPVPKAAPPVLSEEERTAGTPEQAQALLAATRDGDIERALALVEAGADPNTAPEAGDRDQRPVLMLAALLPDPRLLRALIAKGANVNHSSGGFTPLLAATRDSWHGRPDAVMTLLANGASPLATDLEGNTALHGAVLSGEPIVAAMLLDAGAPVNALNRQRVSPLAAACRAANWPLVKFLLEHGAKPTVPDGEPALVAAAGIADDDVEGVRMLLKARASVNAVDARHRSALMESASEGHEQIARVLCAAGADASLIDQRGSTALMEAARAGAVGIVQLLAEAQPDARVRDSHGRDALTLACQSPHAHAETIRALLALGAEPKALGSDGRSALDHAAAAGRWDLVTLLDPETPLPTNLRFDEAMPEGADSPAHLLDALRFGHWAVVSTFVHRVREWSQGQLAQLYLDLAGPGLGAARRWLLDHALTAEARLQPQLVDDADMVEGGDVALPPLGRRLFDALLLQLPTSIEAVQDLLDAGASPAGTGLLAQALQRLDGSANSNAFALRLIEGGADPFGPDARERTPVHLAAAQAQLPVLQNLLARGCNPNTRDAQGRTPLFAALEHGQASLPLVRVLVAHGADAEATDANGETPMGLAFEHGDVERWLDWGEWPRPTRTLREEDLPAAAAAGGLAAVERLLELGFNVNTHDSKGATALLHACGMGHREIAARLLDHGADMGLGARNGMTPLVAAVSGRRDALVALLLEHNVAVDQRLPGDATALMVAAAMGFPDIAEQLLDGGADIQAVDARGHSALHAAAQFGFEHNDSLRARRLFDALLKRDADANLADSEGKSPLLLLLGAHLRPGSDCDPTHVGALLPVLLDAGARIEQADQRGVTALHACAMHALLPPARVLLARGADRSAADAFGRTAADVARHLGFVDIAHELAARQGAMPSVRQTLRQPASE